A genomic stretch from Limanda limanda chromosome 11, fLimLim1.1, whole genome shotgun sequence includes:
- the LOC133013571 gene encoding low-density lipoprotein receptor class A domain-containing protein 4-like isoform X2, translating to MTVMVVVIICLLNHYKLSTWSLITRQSQSHRQNHTLQQEGCLWPSATRSQQGASEVLYTPQARDRFIAPSFMQRDRFSLSQTTYPYLQHQIDLPPTISLSDGEEPPPYQGPCTLQLRDSEQQMELNRESVRAPPNRTIFHSDLIDMGGGGSLGGIVVGGIGMGGGGPRPPSSNMGFSAANSSNHGCLEGPPPAYSEVMCHYPGSAFFPHQLINNPRVGGAGTRTIPQQSQSESTLVPTKAKDGQPEDLV from the exons ATGACAGTGATGGTTGTGGTGATCATCTGCCTGCTCAACCACTACAAGCTTTCCACCTGGTCTTTAATTACAAGGCAGAGCCAGTCCCACAGGCAGAACCATACCCTTCAGCAG GAGGGGTGTCTGTGGCCTTCAGCAACTCGATCGCAACAAGGTGCCTCCGAG GTATTATACACTCCCCAGGCCAGGGATCGCTTCATTGCTCCCTCCTTTATGCAGCGTGACCGCTTCAGCCTCTCTCAGACCACCTATCCCTACTTGCAGCACCAGATTGACCTTCCGCCCACCATATCGCTGTCGGATGGCGAGGAGCCCCCGCCATATCAAGGGCCCTGCACCCTGCAGCTCCGCGACTCTGAGCAGCAGATGGAGCTCAACCGCGAGTCAGTGAGGGCGCCACCCAACAGGACCATCTTCCACAGTGACTTGATCGAcatgggaggaggtgggagtcTGGGTGGCATTGTGGTAGGAGGGATAGGCATGGGAGGTGGTGGTCCGAGGCCGCCCAGCAGTAATATGGGCTTCAGCGCAGCCAACTCAAGCAACCACGGATGCTTGGAGGGCCCCCCACCGGCATACAGTGAGGTGATGTGCCACTACCCCGGCTCTGCATTCTTTCCACACCAGCTCATCAATAACCCGAGGGTAGGGGGTGCAGGGACCAGGACAATCCCGCAGCAGAGCCAATCAGAAAGCACATTAGTACCTACAAAGGCCAAGGATGGCCAGCCGGAGGACCTGGTGTGA